The sequence GGGTCTCGCAAGCCTTCTCCAACTGGATGAACAGCGACACCGCGCTGTCTACATCCTTGCCCACGGTCAGCAGGCCATGGTTCTGCAGAATCAGTCCAACATGGCCCTCGGCCAACTGATCGGCAATCGCATCACCTTCACCCTGCTGATGCACCACGCCGTTGAACTGCGAAAACACCGCATGCCGCTCGAAGAACACGCAGCCATCCTGAGTCAGCGGCTGCAACGGCTTGCCGAACGCCGACCAGGCCCGCCCCTTGGGCGAGTGAGCATGGGCCACGGCATTGATCTGCGGGTAACGGGCATGGATACGTGAATGGATCATGAACGCCGCCAGATTGACCAGGGCTTCACCTTCGACCAGCTTGCCGCTGTGATCCAGACGCACCAGATCGCTGGCGCGAATCAGCGCAAAGTGCACACCCACCGGATTGACCCAGAAGGTGTCCGGCTCGACCGGATCGCGCACGGTGATGTGCCCGGCCAGTCCTTCATCGAACTGGTACAGGGCAAACAGCCGGAATGCCGCCGCCAGCCGCTGCTTGAGATAGGCGCGGTGCTGGCAGGGATCGGTGAAACTTGGCGGCAGCGGAATCTTCGCTGCACGCTCGCCACCCACGGTGCTCATTTTTACCTGCTCGATCATGCTGCTGTTCATTGTTATTCCTCAGTCAGGCTCGCAAGAACCTGCGACACTAACGCGGCACAACCTATGTGTATAATGGCTATTTTTCAGGAATTTCTATGCAGGAAATTCATTCAAAGGGCGATCTCAACCTGTTTCGCGTGTTGCTGGCCGTGGCTGATAGCGGCAGTACCATCGAGGCCGCCAATCAACTGCACCTGTCGCAGTCGGCGGTCTCGCATGCCCTACGGCGGCTGCGCGAGATGCTCGGCGACCCATTGTTCGTCAAGCATGGCCGGCAACTGGTAATGACCGCCCACACCCGCAGCATCCTGCCCAGAGTGCGCAGCGCCCTGGACGAACTGGCCACCACCACCCTGCGGCACAGCGCCTTTGACCCCACCCGTTCAGCCATGACCTTCCGCTGCGGGCTGCGTGATGCATTGGAGTTTCTGCTGATGCCGACCCTGCTGCAACGCGCCCGCACACAGCACTGGCAAGTGCGTTTTCATAGTCAGCGGGTGCTGGGCGAAGACATCGAGGCGCGGATTCTGGCCGGCGAGCTGGATGTGGCGGTCAATCTGGAATATCCGGTCAGCGAGCAACTGGCCAGCCGCGAGCTGGTGCGCGAACAGCTCAGCGTCATGGTCGGCCCCCAGCACCCGGCCTACCACAGCGGCCAGTTGAGTCTGGACGACTACGCCAAGGCCGAGCATGTGCTGGTGACCCTGACCGAACGCGAACGCAGCCTGGTTGAGCAGGACTTGCTCGGCCTGCAAGGCCAGCAGCGGCGCATCGCCCTGCACTGCGAGCACTACCATGCCGCTGCCCAGGTGGTCGCTCAGACCGACCTGCTACTGACCATGCCGCGCAGCTACGCGCAGAATCTGGCCCGGCTCAACGGCAACCGGTTACTTGCGCTGCCCTTCCCCAGCCGACCGATTCCGGTACGTCTGTACTGGCGCAAGTCACTCGGCCAGGAACCTTATATGCGCTGGCTGCTGGCGGAACTGGAAGCCTTGCTGCGCGGCATGCAGTCAGCCGCTGCGCCATAGGCCCCAAAACCGGGTAATCCACCGCCACTCACCGCACTCACACAGCCTGCGGGTGACTTGAGCATTTGCTCATATCCGCAGTGTTGTTGAGCATTTGCTCACTCTTTTCGGCCTCTGCATGGCAGAACACCCGCTGAACAGGCGGCTGGCACGCTTGATGCTTGATCACAAACATACCAACGAATCGACAAAGCCCCCCAGGCAGGAGATTCCCATGTTCAACGCTCAGCCCATCGCCATGAACTTCACCGACGACCCGCATCTGGCTCTCTGGGATCTTGGACGTGAGCTGGAGCCGGCTGCCGGGACCCATCTGATCAGCCCGCGCAATGGCTATTGGCACCATGGCATCTATGTTGGCCGAGGCCGGGTGGTTCACTACGCTGGGTTGTGCCGTGACATTCATGGCGGACCGGTAGAAGAAGTCGGCATCGACCGTTTTGCCGCCGGCGAACCAGTGTTGATCCACCAGCGCCCTGACACGACGTTCAGCGGCCGCGAAGTTGTGCACCGCGCCCGCTCACGCCTGGGAGAACGCCGCTATCACATCCTCACCAACAACTGCGAACACTTCTGCAACTGGTGCCTGAGCGGTCAGCACCGCAGTTATCAAGTGCGCAGCTACCTGATCCACCCGCTGGCCGCCTACCGCCTGGCCCGGCGGCTGGCACCGCGCTGGCTGGGTCAGCTTGGCGGCGTGCAAAGCTGGCTGGATGGGCTTGTCAGCCGCTGGAGTCTAAACACTATCAAGTTGGGCTGGCCGCATTGGGGTAGCCTGAACAGACTGCGTACATGGCTCGGCTACTGACGACAAGATCTGGTTCTGATCAATATCAGCCAGATCAGCATTGAAACATTTAGAAATATCTGTACGCAACAGCCAGCACAGCTGTTAACACACAACTGGAATAGAATATTCACTCTATTGGCCACCACCCCCCATACATGACTCTCCTGATAGCGTTTGCTGTCCTATCCATTCTGGTTTCCTTTCTCTGTTCCGTACTTGAAGCAGCGCTGCTGTCAATGACACCAAGCTTCATCGCCAACCAAAAAGCCGAAAAGCCTCGGCTCTACGAGCGCCTCAAGCACCTCAAGGAAAACGTCGACCAGCCACTCGCGGCGATCCTCACACTTAATACTGTGGCGCACACGGTCGGCGCCACCGGAGTCGGTGCGCAGGTCACTATAGTGTTCGGCGATGGCTACCTGGGTATTGCCTCCGCAATCATGACCCTGCTGATCCTGGTTCTCTCTGAAATTCTGCCCAAGACTTTGGGGGCACGCTACTGGCCAATACTTGCGCCAGTACTGCCGTCTTTTCTTAACGGCATGATCGTACTGCTCAAGCCGTTCATTCTACTATCCGACCTGGTTACCCGCAGTCTCGGCGGCAAGACACCCGAACATAACATCCGCGAAGAGATCAAGGCGCTAGCGCTGCTCGGCCGTGAACTGGACAAACTCGACGACGACGAACAGCGCGTGATCAGCAATGTGCTGGACCTGCATATGATTCGCCTGCGAGACATAATGACTCCACGCACCGTGTGTGAAGCGCTGGCTCCAGAGATGTCGCTGGCCGACGCCCTGACCCGCGTGCAAGACAGTCAGTTCTCACGCTACCCGGTGATCAGCGACGACGAGACCCCCCTCGGCGTAGTGTTCAGGGTCGATATCCTTGGCACCGACGACCTAAGCGCACCTGTGTCCTCGGTAATGAAACCGGTCAAGGTGGCGCAAGACTCACAGAATGTCGAAGCCCTGCTTAGTCAACTGCTCAACGAACAGCAGCACCTGTGTCTGGTATACGACGAGTTCGGTAGTTGGGGTGGACTGGTGACAATGGAAGACATCATTGAGACGCTGATTGGCAAACCGATTCTTGATGAAACGGACGACATCCCGAACATGCGCCGACTGGCCAAGCGACTGTGGGAGCACCGACTAAAAGCGGTGCGCTGAACACAACAGATCCCGGCCTAAAGCCCCCCCGCCTTAACCACCGCGGGGGGGGGGGGGCTTTAGTTCACTGCATCGCTGCCTCAAGCCCGGTCTTCACGCTGCTCTGAGCGTCAGGACCGATCTCGACAAAGGTGTCATTCTCGCGTGTAAACACCGGCCAGTCGAAGCCTTCGATACTGGGGTTACCGGTTTTGGCGAAGTTGGTCCACATGGTCATGGTCAGATCAGCGATCTGATCATCGTCCGCGCCGTACTCCATTGACAGAAACACATCCTGCGCATCGCCCTGGCTACCGCTTACGCCATTACCGTTGAGGTCCCCAATTACCGGGCGCTGACCCTCGGGCGTCAGGACCAGCCCCAGCTGATAGTTCTGCACCATGCCCGCTGGATGGTTGAACAGATAGGGCAGCTCGCAACCATGACAACTGCGCAGGCCCATGTCCGCCCAGCCATCAGGAACACGGCTGAACTTGTAGATGAACTGCTCCGACTGATAGGTATCGGAGCGCTGGGCCAGCCAGATTGGCAGAAATGCTCTGAGCGTGTCGTAGTCGCCGGACGTGACACCGGCCATCAGGGGTACATCGCTGGGCATTCCATCGAGCGCATTGCGGTAGTAGGTATCAGGCTGGTAGTAGTTGTCGGCATTGGGCCGGTAGGTCTGACGCGGAATGCTGTTGATCAGGTCGGCCTGCGCAAAAGCAGTCCAAGGCAGTGCCCGGGCTTCCTCCAGGGTTGTAACCCCGGTCCGCTCGAACAACGCCATACCGATAGCCTCCGATTCGGCCAGCGACACCTCCGGGCCGCTGATGGTGTCGAGCGGGGCAAAACCGCTCATCACAATCGCCTTGTGGAACAGCCCGGTGGCCTGCGGCGAATTCATCAACGAATAGGTTTTGCCACCGCCGCCGGACTGGCCGAACAGCGTCACGTTATTCGGGTCACCACCAAAAGCAGCGATATTGTCCCGTACCCACTCCAGGGCCATGACCAGATCCATCTGACCGTAATTGCCTGAGCCGTTATAACCGCTCTCTTCAGTCAGCAGCGGGTGGGCAATGTAGCCGAATGGTCCCAGCCGATGATTCACGGTTACCAGCACTACACCCTTTTCAGTAAGCCCTTCAGGGTTGTTGTACTGACTGGAGTTGGCCGACAGGATGGCGAAGGAGCCACCGTGAAACCAGACCATGACCGGCAGATTGTCGGCATCCTTGGGAGCCGTGATGTTCAGATACAGCGAATCCTCGCTCATGCCGCCCTTGTTGACCGCCTGCAAGGTCGGATCCTGAGCCGACTGATCAGCCCAGGCCACCGCCTCCCGCACCCCGCTCCATGGCTCCGGCGCTACCGGCGGGCGCCAGCGCAGATCACCCAGCGGCGGTTTGGCATAGGGAATACCCAGGAACTGCCAGGTATCCTCATTAGCCTCGAAACCACGCAGCTCACCCCCGGTGGTTGAAACCACGATGCGCGGGCTGGTTGAGCGGGCGAAATGCTCCAGAGCATTGGCCACGGTAGTCACTGTGCGCGGCCGTGGGTCAGTATCGGTAAAGGCTCCGGCTTGTTGCAGCTCATCCACCAGGGTTGCCAGACTGGCTCGGAAATCCGCCGGCGGCTGGTCAAAGTAGATGCTGTCAGCGTTCAGCGAGACGTGCTCACGAATTGCCTCACTGATCTGGATGCCGTTGTTGAGGTCACCATCGGCATCCAGGCTCTGCAACAGGATCAGCATATTGACCACCCGCTGATCGTCCGCCGAATCAGCCTCCGGGGTGATACTCAGCGGCGTGAGGATATTGGCGCCAACCGCCGAGCCAAGCTCCAGATCACCAATGGCGAAGCTGATGGTCTCCCCTTCCCGGTAGCTGAACTGTCCTTGCTCATCGGTCTGGCCGGCGTCAGTCTGACTGCCCTGATAATCCAGCCCGGCAACAGGGCTATCGACAAAGGTACCGGTTTGTACCTGGGGGCCGGATCGGGATGATGACGATGAACCGCCGAGGCAGCCACTCAAGGCCAGAAACAGCGGAGCGAAAGTGATCCCGATCAGGACCGGAGAGAACCGCGGGCGTGTTTTGATACGGTAAATCATGATTGCCTCCATTCTTGTTGTTATAACGGCCTGTTAACGGAAGATGTCCGCCAGGTTGTCTTTGACATCCACTCCATCGCTCAACTCGACATAGCTCTGGCTACCCGCATCGTAAATCGGGAAGTCGATCTCACCCGGAATGCTCGGGTCCCCGGTCTTGGCGAAGTTGGTCCAGATAGTCATCATTCGATCAATCACCACCTCATCCACCTGATCAAAACCGGCAGATGCAAAAATATCGTCCGGGTCACCCTGCGAGCCGCTGATACCGTTGCCGTTCAGGTCACCAATCACCAGCGACTCTCCAGTGGCCGGATCAATCACCAAGCCCAGTTGGTAGTGGGTAATCACGCTTTCAGGCATGTTGAACAGATAAGCCAGTTCAGCGGCGTGATAAGCCTCTACACCACGCGCTTTCCAACCGGCAGGCTGATGGCTGAACAGCACGGCGTAATGATTGGAACTACTCAGCGGCGCCATCCAGGGGAACACCTCCCGCACCGTATAGATTGGATCGGGCGTGTCATTGGTGTTGATCAGGAACATGAAGGGCACATCGTTCTGGATGCCGCTTTCAAAACTGACTCGCTCGGCATGGGGCTGGTAGTAGTTGTCGATATTGGTATAAGGCACCAGCGGTGCCGCTGCCGCCACCACTTGCAACCAGGTGCGCTGACGCATTTCCTCCAACGAGGCCGCGCCGAGCCGGCTCTGCAACTGACTGCCGATTTCCTCGGCCGCGCTCAGGCTGCGAGTATCCGGGAACAGCGTGCCGCTCTGACTGACCGCCCGGTGAAAAAGGCCCTTGGCCTGAGGCGAAGCCATCAGCGACAGTACCTTGCGACCACCTCCAGACTCACCAAAAATGGTAACGTTGCCAGGGTTGCCGCCAAAAGCAGCGATATTGTCCCGTACCCACTCCAGGGCCATGACCAGATCCATCTGACCGTAATTGCCTGATCCGTTGTAGCCGCTCTCGGCACTCAGTTCCGGGTGAGCGATATAGCCAAAGGGCCCCAGCCGATGGTTAACCGATACCTGTACGACCCCCTTGCTGACCAACGCCTGCGGATTGTTGAACGGCCGGGTATTGCTGGTCAGGGCAGTGAAGCCGCCACCATGGAACCAGAGCATGACCGGTAGATTGTCGGCATCCTTGGGCGCAGTCACATTCAGGTACAGTGAGTCCTCACTCATGCCACCTTCACCGAAACGCTCCAGCCCAGGATTCTGGGCCGCCTGATCACTCCAGGCCACCGCCTCCCGCACCCCGCTCCATGGCTCCGGCGCTACCGGCGGGCGCCAGCGCAGATCACCCAGCGGCGGTTTGGCATAGGGAATACCCAGGAACTGCCAGGTATCCTCATTAGCCTCGAAACCACGCAGCTCACCCCCGGTGGTTGAAACCACGATGCGCGGGCTGGTTGAGCGGGCGAAATGCTCCAGGGCATTGGCCACGGTAGTCACTGTGCGCGGCCGTGGGTCAGTATCGGTAAAGGCTCCGGCTTGTTGCAGCTCATCCACCAGGGTTGCCAGACTGGCTCGGAAATCCGCCGGCGGCTGGTCAAAGTAGATGCTGTCAGCATTCTGCGAGACGTGCTCACGAATTGCCTCACTGATCTGTATGCCGTTGTTGAGGTCACCATCGGCATCCAGGCTCTGCAACAGGATCAGCATATTGACCACCCGCTGATCGTCCGCCGAATCAGCCTCCGGGGTGATGCTCAGCGGCGTGAGGATATTGGCGCCAACCGCCGAGCCAAGTTCCAGATCACCGATGGCGAAGCTGATGGTCTCCCCCTCCCGGTAGCTGAACTGCCCCTGCTCATCGGTCTGGCCAGACTGAGTCTGACTGCCCTGATAATCCAGCCCGGCAACGGGGCTATCGACAAAGGTACCGGTATGCACCTGCGGCGCTGACCGGGATGATGACGAACTGCTCAAACAGCCGGATAGTGACAGCAGAGGCACCAGAGAAAAAACCAGAATTGCCGAGCGCGCCCCTGATTTCGAGGGTATGGCATATGACATGCGGGTCTCCGTTTATTCTTGTAGTGGAGTTCCTTTCAGGCTCCTGAATAGCTGCCAACCCCAAGACAACCGCCCGGACCTGACACAGGTAACCTACTGACGTCAGGCTTGGGCGTCGAACATATTGCGAAAACAACCCAAACCTGACTCTTGACCTTAGATGTCACTCTCGTGAGACACAAACCAAATCAGAAACGGTTATGAACGTTCATTCACATGAGAATGATTATAAATAGATATCAACCGGCCCCCATGAACGACCGCTTCGTCATGTTTTCTGTCGCGTCTAGTCAGAGGAAATGGCGGAAGGACATGGGAGTCGAACCCACCAGACGCGCGTTGCGCATCTCACCGGAGTTGAAGTCCGGGCGCCCCACCGGGGACGATGTCCTTCCCTGTATGGCGGCTGGTCAGCCGGCCACGAGAAAACGTTGTTCACGCACAAAGCGGGTGATGCCGGCGCGATCGAGGTATTCCAGCACCTGAATCGTCAGGTTACGGCCGATGCCGGAGGCATCGCGGTATTCGGCGGCATTGAAGCTGCCGCTGGGTGAGTCCGCCACCAGTTGCCGAGCCACAGCCGCCAGCCCCTCAACCTGCTCTGGCAGGTAATAGCGGTTGGGCGCGACCGCAATCAGTTCACCGGCACGCTGCATACGCCGCAAAAAGGCCTTGAGGGTTTCCAGCTCGATACCCAGCGCCTGGCTCAGCTCACCGACAATTGGCGGGCGCAGGCCGCCCGGCAACAGCTGCGCACTGACCCGCTCCAGCAGTGTCCGATCCTCAGCCAGCAATTGCGGTTGGTGCTCGGGTAGATGCCAGGCCCAGGCCTGGCGTCGTAGTCGGCCGTCACCATGCCAGCGTTGCAACAGCGCCCGGGCCAGGACCAAAGGCAGTTGCAGCGTGCTGGCCAGCGCCAGCTCGCCCTCGCCAGGGCCGAGCCGTTCCGGGTGCGCAGCATGCCAGTCCTGCAACCGCTGGTGCAAGCGCGCCCAGGCGCTGTCGATCTGCCCGGCCAGCATCAGCCAGTGCTGGCGAGCCGCGTCCAGCAATTCGATACCGGCCGCGCTGTGCCGCAGTTCATCCAGCAGTTGCTGCTGCTCGCCCGGCGTCAAATTGAAGCGCACGGCAAAGCCGTCCAGTGCCACCGGTGCCTGTTGCAGCGCTGCCAGCAGCGCAGCACGCGGGCCATCGGCCTTCTGCCAGTGACGCAGCAGTGCCAGACGCTCGGGCTTGCTGCGCCCGCGTTGCAGCCCCTGCGGGTCGAGCACTCGGCCACCGCCCAAGGTCTGGTTGGCAGCCGGGTCGCGGATGATAAAGCGATCCCCCCAGAGTGCCTGCACCGGCTGTTCCAGCAGCAGTTGCGCCAGCACCGGCTCACCCTCCTGCAAGATCACCGCACGCAGCGGATAGACTCCGGTACCCAGATGCAGTTGCAGCACGCCGCGATGCCAGCGGCTGCC is a genomic window of Halopseudomonas phragmitis containing:
- a CDS encoding class II aldolase/adducin family protein, with the protein product MNSSMIEQVKMSTVGGERAAKIPLPPSFTDPCQHRAYLKQRLAAAFRLFALYQFDEGLAGHITVRDPVEPDTFWVNPVGVHFALIRASDLVRLDHSGKLVEGEALVNLAAFMIHSRIHARYPQINAVAHAHSPKGRAWSAFGKPLQPLTQDGCVFFERHAVFSQFNGVVHQQGEGDAIADQLAEGHVGLILQNHGLLTVGKDVDSAVSLFIQLEKACETQLLVQAAGADAQPIPAEIARKTRAFTGSDLVVWGNFQPQYEMIARLQPDLLD
- a CDS encoding LysR family transcriptional regulator: MQEIHSKGDLNLFRVLLAVADSGSTIEAANQLHLSQSAVSHALRRLREMLGDPLFVKHGRQLVMTAHTRSILPRVRSALDELATTTLRHSAFDPTRSAMTFRCGLRDALEFLLMPTLLQRARTQHWQVRFHSQRVLGEDIEARILAGELDVAVNLEYPVSEQLASRELVREQLSVMVGPQHPAYHSGQLSLDDYAKAEHVLVTLTERERSLVEQDLLGLQGQQRRIALHCEHYHAAAQVVAQTDLLLTMPRSYAQNLARLNGNRLLALPFPSRPIPVRLYWRKSLGQEPYMRWLLAELEALLRGMQSAAAP
- a CDS encoding lecithin retinol acyltransferase family protein; its protein translation is MFNAQPIAMNFTDDPHLALWDLGRELEPAAGTHLISPRNGYWHHGIYVGRGRVVHYAGLCRDIHGGPVEEVGIDRFAAGEPVLIHQRPDTTFSGREVVHRARSRLGERRYHILTNNCEHFCNWCLSGQHRSYQVRSYLIHPLAAYRLARRLAPRWLGQLGGVQSWLDGLVSRWSLNTIKLGWPHWGSLNRLRTWLGY
- a CDS encoding CNNM domain-containing protein gives rise to the protein MTLLIAFAVLSILVSFLCSVLEAALLSMTPSFIANQKAEKPRLYERLKHLKENVDQPLAAILTLNTVAHTVGATGVGAQVTIVFGDGYLGIASAIMTLLILVLSEILPKTLGARYWPILAPVLPSFLNGMIVLLKPFILLSDLVTRSLGGKTPEHNIREEIKALALLGRELDKLDDDEQRVISNVLDLHMIRLRDIMTPRTVCEALAPEMSLADALTRVQDSQFSRYPVISDDETPLGVVFRVDILGTDDLSAPVSSVMKPVKVAQDSQNVEALLSQLLNEQQHLCLVYDEFGSWGGLVTMEDIIETLIGKPILDETDDIPNMRRLAKRLWEHRLKAVR
- a CDS encoding carboxylesterase/lipase family protein, yielding MIYRIKTRPRFSPVLIGITFAPLFLALSGCLGGSSSSSRSGPQVQTGTFVDSPVAGLDYQGSQTDAGQTDEQGQFSYREGETISFAIGDLELGSAVGANILTPLSITPEADSADDQRVVNMLILLQSLDADGDLNNGIQISEAIREHVSLNADSIYFDQPPADFRASLATLVDELQQAGAFTDTDPRPRTVTTVANALEHFARSTSPRIVVSTTGGELRGFEANEDTWQFLGIPYAKPPLGDLRWRPPVAPEPWSGVREAVAWADQSAQDPTLQAVNKGGMSEDSLYLNITAPKDADNLPVMVWFHGGSFAILSANSSQYNNPEGLTEKGVVLVTVNHRLGPFGYIAHPLLTEESGYNGSGNYGQMDLVMALEWVRDNIAAFGGDPNNVTLFGQSGGGGKTYSLMNSPQATGLFHKAIVMSGFAPLDTISGPEVSLAESEAIGMALFERTGVTTLEEARALPWTAFAQADLINSIPRQTYRPNADNYYQPDTYYRNALDGMPSDVPLMAGVTSGDYDTLRAFLPIWLAQRSDTYQSEQFIYKFSRVPDGWADMGLRSCHGCELPYLFNHPAGMVQNYQLGLVLTPEGQRPVIGDLNGNGVSGSQGDAQDVFLSMEYGADDDQIADLTMTMWTNFAKTGNPSIEGFDWPVFTRENDTFVEIGPDAQSSVKTGLEAAMQ
- a CDS encoding carboxylesterase/lipase family protein, translated to MSYAIPSKSGARSAILVFSLVPLLSLSGCLSSSSSSRSAPQVHTGTFVDSPVAGLDYQGSQTQSGQTDEQGQFSYREGETISFAIGDLELGSAVGANILTPLSITPEADSADDQRVVNMLILLQSLDADGDLNNGIQISEAIREHVSQNADSIYFDQPPADFRASLATLVDELQQAGAFTDTDPRPRTVTTVANALEHFARSTSPRIVVSTTGGELRGFEANEDTWQFLGIPYAKPPLGDLRWRPPVAPEPWSGVREAVAWSDQAAQNPGLERFGEGGMSEDSLYLNVTAPKDADNLPVMLWFHGGGFTALTSNTRPFNNPQALVSKGVVQVSVNHRLGPFGYIAHPELSAESGYNGSGNYGQMDLVMALEWVRDNIAAFGGNPGNVTIFGESGGGRKVLSLMASPQAKGLFHRAVSQSGTLFPDTRSLSAAEEIGSQLQSRLGAASLEEMRQRTWLQVVAAAAPLVPYTNIDNYYQPHAERVSFESGIQNDVPFMFLINTNDTPDPIYTVREVFPWMAPLSSSNHYAVLFSHQPAGWKARGVEAYHAAELAYLFNMPESVITHYQLGLVIDPATGESLVIGDLNGNGISGSQGDPDDIFASAGFDQVDEVVIDRMMTIWTNFAKTGDPSIPGEIDFPIYDAGSQSYVELSDGVDVKDNLADIFR
- the selB gene encoding selenocysteine-specific translation elongation factor gives rise to the protein MIIATAGHVDHGKTSLIKALTGVDTDRLAEEKRRGLSIELGFAWLAVEGGPPLGFVDVPGHERFISTMLAGVAAVDLALLVVAADDGAMPQTLEHLAILHLLGVEQLVPVLSCCDRVTPERQQAASVELVQLLKQQGWPQAAPFAVSSLTGEGLEALHADLFSRAQQHRQRPPSGHARLMIDRRFSLAGAGCVVTGTLVSGQLHSGQSLHCNGQSLRVRSLQMAGHEVNQVLAGQRCALNLAGDVDAAQPQRGDWLSEVPVATSSRLDVALTQLPGSRWHRGVLQLHLGTGVYPLRAVILQEGEPVLAQLLLEQPVQALWGDRFIIRDPAANQTLGGGRVLDPQGLQRGRSKPERLALLRHWQKADGPRAALLAALQQAPVALDGFAVRFNLTPGEQQQLLDELRHSAAGIELLDAARQHWLMLAGQIDSAWARLHQRLQDWHAAHPERLGPGEGELALASTLQLPLVLARALLQRWHGDGRLRRQAWAWHLPEHQPQLLAEDRTLLERVSAQLLPGGLRPPIVGELSQALGIELETLKAFLRRMQRAGELIAVAPNRYYLPEQVEGLAAVARQLVADSPSGSFNAAEYRDASGIGRNLTIQVLEYLDRAGITRFVREQRFLVAG